ATGAGGGTGTACTAAACAAGTAGGATTTTGAGTACACGTAAATAAGATAGTCCCTAATTGAATAATATGCAATAAACCAAACTTAAACAAAAAGTGAGAGTACGAACCGTCTCAAAATCAACATAGGTTAGATATATGATCCAAGTGGGTGAAAATAAATTTTGGATAAAATCGATGCTTGTTCAGCAGCCATAAAATTTATAGATGATCTAGCTATTGGAGTTATAGTTTCATTATAACCCATTGTTAATAAAATAATTTTTTATCAATCAACGGAGAGGGGAATGGTGGAGCTGAATTGAACTTTACCCTTAACAACATTACGACCACTTATTTAAGTGGCCGTAATTTTATATTCTATCTCATTCTATTTGCGAAAATGGTATAACGGATTCATCTGCTGCTAAAACTCTATCATTATTTTTTTCTTTATTCAGGATTGATTGGTTAATATCGTAACCCATAAGGTTTGATAATATATATTTATTCATTAATCCGCTTAAATAACCATCTTTATTTCTGAATGACTCTATAAATTGACAATTGTATTGATGATTATTTGATTTGTACATAAAGGGTACAAGATATTGCTCCTTACCTTTTTGATATCCATGCCCTTTATTAACTATCTCCCCGTGATCAGAAGTATATATCAATGAATAATTGATATTTTTATTATTAATAATGTCATATATATTTTTTATAATTCTATCTGTATGATGGATAGTTAAATCATAGTGATCAGCATTAGGTAGCGCTATCTTATCGGTATCATCGTAATTATTATAAGGCATATGGCTGCCATGTAAGTGAATTACAATGAATTTGTTTTCTTCATTATCTAAAACAACTTCATTCAATAGAAAAATTAAGTTGTCATCTTTAAAGTTTGTGAGTTTTATTACATCAGATTTTTTTGCGATGAATCCATATTTAGATGAGTGAAGACCATCCAGATCTTGCGAGCCTAACCAATAAGTTTTATAGCCATTTGATTTGGCCATTTCTATTATTGATTTGTTCTTAAATAAATTTTCTTCACTTTCTGGTGTATGAAATGCAAGGGACATAGAAACAGAGTTTCTTGTTATTGGTGCGCTAGAGTGTGCGTTATTAATTATGCATCCCCCGTTAGAAGAAAATATATGACTCATGTTTGGAGTTGTATTTAGTTTATATCCATATGCACTATAATGAGTAGATAATGATGATTCACCCATGATTAAGATAATATTACTGATATTATTTTTTTTCTTACCTATTATCGATTCATTAAATTTAGTTATCTCACTGATGTCCGCATATTTATTATTTGAGTAACTTGAAATATATAAGTAAACAAAGTCTCCAAAGACAGCGGGATATCTGTCCCTTATAAATCGACCAACTAATTTATCATCTTCTTTTATATCAGATAATAGTTTTTTATCTATAGCTGAGGCACTAAGATAAAATGTCACAAAAAAAATAAATATAGGTAATGCTTTGAATGATATGTGATAATGAATGCTTTTAGTTCTTCTTGCTATTAAATAAAATAAAACTATTGTTATAGTGATTGATGGCAATAACATTGTGAAAAATAAATGGCCAGTCATTGATAGCAATTCTTTTTTATTAGTTTCAATAAATGAATCAAGAACTGACACTGATATTCTTTCATTAAAAATAAGAGAATAATTTATTTGTATAATAAGAAAGAAAAGAAGTATACCTCCAATACTGGTTAAAACTCTATTTTTTTCTTTAATTAACAAAAAAATAGACAATAGTAGTGCAAGAGTTGATAAATGAGGTATGCTAGAGTCTTTTTGAAAGATTAGGGTATTCAGTGGATAAGTTAAACCTAACCCAATAACTATAGTTAAAATATATTTATAATATGTAAAACTAATTAATTTCATTTTATATCATTTTATGAAAAATAAAGAATGTTATTATCATTATAACTCTTCTTACATTATATCTCTACAATCGTAGCTACCATTTTAGAATGAAATTCATGCTTATATCTTTTAGTCATTTTTGAAGAAACATTAGGGCATATTTATTTTTTGTGAAGAATTATTGAATAGTATGATAACGAAGTATAGTTATCTTCGCTAAAAAATAACCAAACCCCACCATCACATCGCGGGTTATGTTAAGTGCTCAAGAAAAATTGATTGCAAATTGTTCATCTTAAAATCAGGGAAAGGTGAACAAGGAGGTTTAGTGATCCTCTTAGTAGATTCGGTGTGGAATGTGGGGTGAGAAGTGACAAAAAATTGAACTGATGAGCATTCATCATAATTCTGAATGAAAAATAATTAAAATATGATTATTTTTAGTTCAGTGAATTGGTGTTTTTTACGGAGGGTTTTACACCCATTTTACCTCAAGCAAATTTGAGCCATAAAAAAACCAACCCTAACAGGTTGGTTTTTCTAGGGAAATTTGGTCGGCATGATAGGATTTGAACCTACGACCCCCGACACCCCATGACGGTGCGCTACCAAGCTGCGCTACATGCCGATGACTTCCTCTATACTACCGTTTTTTATTTGCAAAGCAAGTCCCTAATTTAGTGAGTGCCTGATTTTTAAGCAATTAGTTTGCTAAAAATCGTTTCACTTCCGTTAATATCTGTAATAATTGGGCAAAATTTGGTTTGGCATTCTGAATTTCATTACCCTCTAAATCATACAGATGATACTCTCCATCCTTGGAAAGATAGACAGTATTTTGCGCCATTGTAATAATTAATGAGCCATTATCACCTGTAATAAGCCATGGATTTTCTCTTTGGGCATTAAAGAGATCTTCACCCTGAGAATAATCTTCTGGAGAATTAGTCACGTGTAATAAACGGTGCATTAAGGTTGTCATGATATCTTGATGGCTAGTCAATTTATCGATAGTTTGTGCCGGAGTACCTGGCCACTGAATTACCAGAGGAACATGAAGCTGTTCACGATTGAATTTGTCATCCGTAAACCAATTTCCTTTGTTACCTGCTGTTTCTTTGCTCTGTTTAGCTGTAATTACAATGATCGTCTTATTTAAGACGCCTTTAGTTTTCAGGATTTCTAAGACATGACTGATTTCAGTATCCAGCGCTTGCTTATCAAATTTACCGGATGAAGGTACGAAACCATTAATATCCAGCAATGAGAACCATGGTGTGGAACCATTGCGTAGATCTAACCATTGGCTCCATTGCGTCACTGTTAAGTTATCATTTTGCCTTTTAGCTTCTGGCAATGAATAGTCGGTCAATATGGCCTGACGATAAAGTGGTGTCTGGAATCCATCTGAAGAAAAAAGACCAAATTGATACCCTTGATGTGTCAGGGCATCAATAAGTGCTGAGGACTTTCTGGCATTAAGAATGCCGTCCAGATAACCCGATGATATGCCATAGAATAAACCAAACAATGCAGTATCATCGTGGATGCCGGTACTGAAATGTTGGGTAAACTGAATATTGTTCTTCGCGAAACGTTCCAAAGTTGGCATATCGTGGGTGATATCGTGATGATCCAGCCCATCTACGACAAGCAGAAGTAAGTTATAACCACGACCTGCATCCTGATAAGATAAATTATTCAGTGGATAATTGACGCTCAAGGCGGTGGGATTGCCTTGTTGGTTAATGCGGCGTTGAAATTCTTGTTGATCTAATAAGCCATGTTTTTCAAGGAACTTGCGAGCGGTCATTGGATAAGAAATTGGCAAGTTTGAGCGCTGCATAGTAATCGGACGGTAGAAATTGGCATCAGCCCATATGTATATGAGGTGCGAAGCGATAAAAGCAGTAATAAATATTGCTGCCAGTGGCTTACCAAATCGTTGGCGGTTGAGGCTGCGTAACTTTTGCCAGCTCCATGTGCCAAAAAGCATCTGTATTAAGAAAATCAATGGAATACAGATGAACATCAGTTGCCATTCCCTTGCCAACTCGCCTTGTTCTGGATTGGTGACTAAATTCCAAACCAATGGGGTTAAATGCAGGTGAAAGCGAACATAGATGGATGAATCGAATATCAGTAGTGTCAAGCCCGCGGTTGCCAATGCGGCCGAAAGAAACCGCATTAGCCGCTGAGATATAACGATAAATGTCAGCGGAAATAAAATAAGTAAATAGATGGCAAAGACAATGAAACTGAAATGACCGAGCCAACTGACCAGCGCATAGATGCGACCAAACAGTGAACCCGGCCAGTCAGATGCAAATAGATAGCGACTGCCCAGCACAAGACTGAACATAATGTTGAACAGTGCGAACCAGTGTCCCCAACTGATCATCTGAGAAACTTTTTCGCGGTAATGCTGACAGCTAGTCACCATATTTCTTTACGTCAACGTGTTAATGAAGATTAATGCGCTTTATCTTCGTTGATTGAAGATTGCAACGCGTGTGCAAACGAGTCTGCAATATGTTTGCGTTGTGCAGGAGCAATACTCGTATTGATCAAATTTGTTACCATATTACCCAAAACCATCAAGGTCAGGTCAGTTGGAGTATGGTCTTTCTCGAAAACATTTACTAATTCAGTTAATAAATGTTCAACTTTTTCATCGCTATAGCGAGATGACTGTGGCATAAATCAAATATCCTGAATGTACAAAGCCCCATATATTACCGTATAGAGGGGGGATTTTCTGCTTTTTTTATGACAAATTAATTCTCTGCTGCCGAGGTTGTTGCCAATATTGAATATATTGCATCATTTTATTCTTTGGTATGCAGGATATTGGCAATTAAATGACGAGTATTTTTTGTCAATCAGGTTTTTGGTTGCAGCAGAAAGATAACGATGTTTGAATACGCCGCTAACCGCACGGCTCTATATGGCCAAAGCTGCAAAAGGAGTATAAATAATGAGTCTGGAAATTACCCAGATCGCGCTACATCGGTTGATTAAACGTGATGAACAGACGCTGGAAGTGATTTTGCGTGATGCTTTGCTGGATACCAACCAAGTGGTTGAAGAGATGATGGCAGAGTTGCATCGTGTATATAGTGCGAAAAGTAAAGCTTACGGTTTGTTCAATGAAGAAAGTGAGTTGGCGGGATCACTGCGTCATCTACGTAAAGGAAATGACGATTTTCTCGGTTTTAGTCGGGCTGCAACTGTTCGCTTAAAAGATGAGTTAGCGAAGTATCCGTTTGCAGAAGGGGGAACGGTATTGTTTTGTCAATATCGCTATCTTGCCGTGGAATATTTACTGATTGCTGTTCTTAATAGTTGTAACAGTACGTCCGTCAATGATGAACTCGATGTAAATACAACACAATATCTTGATATTCCTCATGCTGATATTATCGCAAGAATCGATCTAACTGAATGGGAAACCAATCCTGAATCCAGTCGTTACCTGACTTTCTTAAAAGGGCGGGTAGGGCGTAAGGTTTCGGACTTTTTTATGGATTTCCTGGCCGCCAGTGAAGGCATGAATACCAAAGTTCAAAATAAAGGTTTGTTGCAGGCATTGGATGATTATTGTGAATCGGCACAGTTGGAGAAAAATGAACGTCAGGCTTATCGTCAACAAGTTTATGGTTACTGTAATGAACAGTTACAGGCGGGCGAGGAAATTAAGTTACAAGAGCTATCCCAAGAGTTACCCTCGTTAGATGGGCAAAGTTTTCAGCAATTTTCGCAGGATAAGGGCTATGAATTGGAAGAGAGTTTTCCGGCCGATCGCGGAACATTGCGCCAATTGACGAAATTTGCGGGCAGTGGTGGAGGGTTAACCATCAATTTTGATGCCATGCTGATGGGAGAACGAATTTTTTGGGATCCTGTAACAGATACGTTGACGATTAAGGGAACGCCACCGAATTTGCGCGATCAATTACAGCGTCATGGTAGTGGCAATCGCTAATATTGATCACCGTAAAGAGACTAAACTGTAAAAATAAATAACGCCGCAATTGCGGCGTTATTTACTCGGCGTCCCGATAAAAGCTCGAATGTGGCTAATTAAGCACGCAGGAAATCGATGTGCGTCAGCTTAGGTTTAAACGGATG
The sequence above is drawn from the Xenorhabdus ishibashii genome and encodes:
- the yejM gene encoding LPS biosynthesis-modulating metalloenzyme YejM, translating into MVTSCQHYREKVSQMISWGHWFALFNIMFSLVLGSRYLFASDWPGSLFGRIYALVSWLGHFSFIVFAIYLLILFPLTFIVISQRLMRFLSAALATAGLTLLIFDSSIYVRFHLHLTPLVWNLVTNPEQGELAREWQLMFICIPLIFLIQMLFGTWSWQKLRSLNRQRFGKPLAAIFITAFIASHLIYIWADANFYRPITMQRSNLPISYPMTARKFLEKHGLLDQQEFQRRINQQGNPTALSVNYPLNNLSYQDAGRGYNLLLLVVDGLDHHDITHDMPTLERFAKNNIQFTQHFSTGIHDDTALFGLFYGISSGYLDGILNARKSSALIDALTHQGYQFGLFSSDGFQTPLYRQAILTDYSLPEAKRQNDNLTVTQWSQWLDLRNGSTPWFSLLDINGFVPSSGKFDKQALDTEISHVLEILKTKGVLNKTIIVITAKQSKETAGNKGNWFTDDKFNREQLHVPLVIQWPGTPAQTIDKLTSHQDIMTTLMHRLLHVTNSPEDYSQGEDLFNAQRENPWLITGDNGSLIITMAQNTVYLSKDGEYHLYDLEGNEIQNAKPNFAQLLQILTEVKRFLAN
- a CDS encoding phosphoethanolamine transferase — its product is MKLISFTYYKYILTIVIGLGLTYPLNTLIFQKDSSIPHLSTLALLLSIFLLIKEKNRVLTSIGGILLFFLIIQINYSLIFNERISVSVLDSFIETNKKELLSMTGHLFFTMLLPSITITIVLFYLIARRTKSIHYHISFKALPIFIFFVTFYLSASAIDKKLLSDIKEDDKLVGRFIRDRYPAVFGDFVYLYISSYSNNKYADISEITKFNESIIGKKKNNISNIILIMGESSLSTHYSAYGYKLNTTPNMSHIFSSNGGCIINNAHSSAPITRNSVSMSLAFHTPESEENLFKNKSIIEMAKSNGYKTYWLGSQDLDGLHSSKYGFIAKKSDVIKLTNFKDDNLIFLLNEVVLDNEENKFIVIHLHGSHMPYNNYDDTDKIALPNADHYDLTIHHTDRIIKNIYDIINNKNINYSLIYTSDHGEIVNKGHGYQKGKEQYLVPFMYKSNNHQYNCQFIESFRNKDGYLSGLMNKYILSNLMGYDINQSILNKEKNNDRVLAADESVIPFSQIE
- a CDS encoding YejL family protein, whose amino-acid sequence is MPQSSRYSDEKVEHLLTELVNVFEKDHTPTDLTLMVLGNMVTNLINTSIAPAQRKHIADSFAHALQSSINEDKAH
- the yejK gene encoding nucleoid-associated protein YejK, with the protein product MSLEITQIALHRLIKRDEQTLEVILRDALLDTNQVVEEMMAELHRVYSAKSKAYGLFNEESELAGSLRHLRKGNDDFLGFSRAATVRLKDELAKYPFAEGGTVLFCQYRYLAVEYLLIAVLNSCNSTSVNDELDVNTTQYLDIPHADIIARIDLTEWETNPESSRYLTFLKGRVGRKVSDFFMDFLAASEGMNTKVQNKGLLQALDDYCESAQLEKNERQAYRQQVYGYCNEQLQAGEEIKLQELSQELPSLDGQSFQQFSQDKGYELEESFPADRGTLRQLTKFAGSGGGLTINFDAMLMGERIFWDPVTDTLTIKGTPPNLRDQLQRHGSGNR